One genomic segment of Chitinophaga sancti includes these proteins:
- a CDS encoding IS5 family transposase, translating to MIRYTPAKQLTLEGFSTPFSQQLSTSNRWVILAAKIPWDKLADVYYKKMRADFGAPTLSARMVIGAVIIKHILNIDDREVVEQITENIYLQYFVGLSSFQQEAPFDASLMVSIRKRLGVEVMSRLNEIILQEAGLTKAKEEKTSDAGSKDESDGDGGESNKVGCQADAEIVKETPSEGLSGTLMLDATVSEQQIDYPTDIKLLNEGRRQLEGIIERGCLAAELIMPRMYRNIARKQYLNIAKKKNKSKRDIRRGIRQQLQYVKRDLKYINWLIETGPTFKETLKPKEWTLIQVIQEMYRQQVEMYKKREQKISDRIVSIYQPHVRPMPRGKDRVSTEFGSKQLVLLKDGYTHIEKLSWDNYNEGGLLIECLETHKRLFGCYPERVLGDQLFGTRENRRYMKEKGIRYVGKPLGRPSSDSKQQKRLLQKQMPERNAIEGKFGQGKNAYGLGKIKARLKDTAESWVMSIYFVMNLLKLAAGSFLSLLQIYYWLVTEGYLTIMVSCPDAQLRPRYMRRMEW from the coding sequence ATGATACGTTATACACCTGCAAAACAATTGACATTAGAAGGTTTTTCCACACCCTTCTCGCAGCAGTTATCCACTTCCAACAGGTGGGTTATACTCGCTGCAAAGATTCCGTGGGACAAACTGGCGGATGTGTATTATAAAAAGATGCGGGCTGATTTCGGAGCGCCAACCTTGAGTGCGCGGATGGTAATTGGTGCGGTGATCATCAAACATATACTGAATATAGACGATCGTGAGGTAGTAGAGCAGATCACAGAAAACATATATCTGCAATATTTTGTAGGTCTAAGCAGTTTTCAACAGGAAGCTCCCTTTGATGCATCGCTGATGGTCAGTATTAGAAAACGGTTAGGCGTAGAGGTGATGTCCAGGTTGAATGAGATTATCTTGCAGGAAGCGGGATTAACCAAAGCGAAAGAAGAGAAAACATCGGATGCCGGCAGTAAGGATGAAAGTGATGGGGATGGAGGAGAGAGCAATAAAGTTGGCTGCCAGGCGGATGCAGAGATAGTAAAAGAAACGCCATCTGAAGGACTATCAGGAACATTGATGTTAGACGCGACGGTGTCAGAGCAACAGATCGATTATCCAACGGATATTAAGTTATTAAATGAGGGGCGCCGTCAATTGGAAGGGATAATAGAGCGGGGATGTCTGGCTGCTGAACTGATTATGCCGCGGATGTATCGCAATATAGCCAGGAAGCAATATTTGAACATTGCCAAAAAGAAAAACAAAAGCAAAAGAGACATACGCAGGGGTATCCGTCAGCAATTGCAATATGTTAAGCGGGATTTAAAGTATATCAACTGGCTGATTGAAACAGGACCTACTTTTAAGGAGACATTGAAACCGAAAGAGTGGACGTTAATACAAGTGATCCAGGAAATGTATCGTCAGCAGGTAGAGATGTATAAGAAAAGAGAACAGAAAATATCTGATCGGATTGTAAGTATCTATCAACCGCATGTGCGTCCGATGCCGAGAGGCAAAGACCGCGTATCAACGGAGTTTGGCAGCAAGCAACTGGTGTTGTTGAAAGATGGTTACACACATATTGAGAAGCTGAGTTGGGATAATTACAATGAAGGAGGATTACTAATCGAATGCCTGGAAACCCATAAACGCTTGTTTGGGTGTTATCCGGAGCGGGTATTAGGAGATCAGTTGTTCGGCACACGTGAAAACCGACGATACATGAAGGAAAAAGGGATCCGTTATGTTGGCAAGCCATTGGGTCGGCCCTCATCAGATAGTAAGCAGCAAAAGCGATTATTGCAAAAGCAGATGCCGGAACGAAATGCGATTGAAGGGAAATTTGGACAGGGGAAAAATGCATACGGTCTGGGTAAGATCAAGGCCCGTCTTAAGGATACAGCTGAGAGTTGGGTGATGTCTATTTACTTTGTTATGAATCTGCTTAAACTGGCAGCAGGTTCTTTTTTGTCATTACTCCAAATCTATTACTGGCTGGTAACAGAGGGTTATTTAACGATAATGGTGAGTTGCCCGGATGCACAACTTAGACCTCGATATATGAGACGTATGGAATGGTAA
- a CDS encoding IS3 family transposase produces the protein MFKILKSETGLNIIYDSFEVTRREIFEFIEIWYNCRRIHSRLEYMALEQFGNSFIKQAA, from the coding sequence TTGTTCAAGATTCTCAAGTCAGAAACAGGACTTAATATAATTTACGATTCATTTGAAGTCACCAGAAGAGAGATATTTGAGTTTATAGAAATTTGGTATAATTGCAGGAGAATACATTCCCGGCTGGAATATATGGCACTTGAGCAATTTGGAAATTCTTTCATCAAACAAGCTGCTTGA
- a CDS encoding DDE-type integrase/transposase/recombinase, with protein sequence MTYYEVHKLSRDGFSISYISKLLVLNWRTVKKLLSIEDDRNYEAYLQGSSDKDKILEPYESFVKSRLEQYLDTSSAQMHDWLKEHFTDFPSVSPKTVFNFVVWVRQKYHLLKTDTTRIFEMVEETPYGEQGQVDFGVYNMRNSQGQRIKVYFFTIVLSRSRYKYVFFSTTPFTSHSAIEAHENAFMFIEGIPATLVYDQDRVFMVDENKGDLILTDAFKNYSRDRGFKLHFCRKADPQSKGKVENVVKYVKQSFLYNRAFVDIDVLNAEAISWLQRTANAVAHGFTGKPPIAEWEIEKLLLHPYHSVITQREPALEYAVRKDNSFSYKGNFYSLPSGTYKGRGSKILLEKEGSGIVLYDLRRQELCRHLVCTARGEKIINNDHRREKSKGITELQDQFYSLVTEPEKARQLVTAIREDKPRYIRDQLSILIQVTMQSTSRVIELALNQCSEQHINGATDFKAIVAYYHYLQKDGSEEPLVAKLLLNPLNSKLPDQALMQPATSSISDYNMF encoded by the coding sequence ATGACCTATTACGAAGTACATAAATTATCCAGGGATGGCTTCTCTATTAGCTATATCAGCAAGTTGCTTGTTCTAAACTGGCGGACGGTAAAGAAGCTGCTCTCTATTGAGGACGATCGCAATTATGAGGCATACCTGCAGGGCAGTTCAGACAAAGACAAGATATTGGAGCCCTACGAAAGCTTTGTAAAATCCCGGTTGGAACAATACCTGGATACCTCCAGTGCCCAGATGCATGACTGGCTGAAGGAGCATTTTACAGATTTCCCTTCCGTATCTCCAAAAACGGTCTTTAACTTTGTGGTTTGGGTTCGCCAGAAATATCATCTGCTCAAAACGGATACTACCAGGATTTTTGAAATGGTAGAAGAAACACCTTATGGAGAACAAGGGCAGGTTGATTTTGGCGTATACAACATGCGCAACAGCCAGGGACAAAGAATAAAGGTTTATTTCTTCACGATAGTGCTGTCCCGTTCCCGCTATAAATATGTGTTTTTCTCCACAACTCCGTTTACCTCTCACTCGGCAATAGAAGCCCACGAAAATGCCTTTATGTTTATTGAGGGTATTCCAGCTACCCTGGTGTATGATCAGGACCGGGTGTTTATGGTAGATGAAAATAAAGGGGATCTTATACTCACCGATGCTTTTAAGAACTATAGCCGTGATCGCGGATTCAAACTACACTTTTGCAGGAAAGCCGATCCACAAAGTAAGGGTAAGGTAGAAAACGTTGTAAAGTATGTGAAGCAAAGCTTCCTCTATAACAGGGCTTTTGTGGATATCGATGTGCTGAATGCAGAGGCTATCAGCTGGTTACAGCGAACAGCCAATGCTGTTGCCCATGGATTTACCGGGAAACCTCCTATAGCAGAATGGGAGATAGAAAAACTCCTGTTGCATCCTTATCATTCGGTTATAACACAACGAGAACCAGCACTGGAATATGCTGTAAGAAAGGATAACAGCTTCTCTTATAAGGGAAACTTTTACTCGCTTCCGAGTGGTACTTACAAAGGCAGAGGCAGCAAGATACTACTGGAAAAAGAAGGCTCCGGCATTGTTCTCTATGACCTTCGTCGCCAGGAGCTTTGCCGTCACCTCGTATGCACTGCAAGAGGGGAAAAGATCATCAATAATGACCATAGAAGGGAGAAAAGCAAGGGAATAACAGAACTCCAGGATCAGTTCTACTCTCTGGTCACAGAACCGGAGAAGGCCCGACAACTGGTCACTGCTATCAGAGAGGATAAACCCCGGTATATACGCGATCAGTTGTCAATACTTATCCAGGTTACTATGCAATCAACATCCAGGGTCATTGAGCTGGCATTGAACCAATGCAGTGAGCAACATATTAATGGAGCTACTGACTTTAAGGCCATTGTAGCCTATTATCACTATTTGCAAAAGGATGGTTCGGAAGAGCCGCTAGTAGCCAAATTACTTCTAAATCCTTTAAACAGTAAGCTTCCTGACCAGGCACTAATGCAGCCAGCCACAAGTTCAATTAGCGATTATAACATGTTTTGA
- the istB gene encoding IS21-like element helper ATPase IstB, protein MEQKQLIRQYCQQFNMSGISKSLDNLITEAESQAQGYLDYTLSFLSTEATFRLQRDITKKMKLAGLPKYCDLINYDHNVSNGLTITRLHQLQELHWMDQIYNIILMGPSGTGKTFISAGLCAEAVKKGYKAYFRTIDSLINTLKMKEITNTAKAEYKRLLQAHLVVIDDIMLFPVEKKEAVSMFNFINQIYEKTSFIITTNKKPAEWAQMLGDEVLATALLDRLLFQCEVISLSGKSYRLENRKTIFED, encoded by the coding sequence ATGGAACAAAAACAATTAATCCGACAGTATTGCCAGCAGTTTAACATGAGTGGTATCAGTAAAAGCCTTGATAATCTTATTACTGAAGCAGAATCGCAAGCACAGGGATATTTAGATTATACCCTGAGTTTTCTTAGTACGGAAGCAACGTTCCGTCTGCAAAGAGACATCACAAAAAAAATGAAACTGGCAGGTCTGCCGAAGTATTGTGATCTGATTAATTATGATCACAACGTCAGTAATGGCCTTACCATTACGCGTCTACACCAATTACAGGAACTTCATTGGATGGACCAAATTTATAACATCATCCTGATGGGCCCATCAGGTACCGGGAAAACATTCATCTCAGCAGGATTATGCGCAGAAGCTGTGAAAAAGGGCTATAAGGCTTACTTCAGGACCATTGATAGCCTGATCAATACGCTGAAGATGAAAGAAATTACCAACACTGCTAAAGCAGAATACAAGCGGTTACTACAGGCTCATCTTGTTGTTATTGATGATATCATGTTATTCCCGGTAGAGAAAAAAGAGGCGGTGAGCATGTTTAATTTTATTAACCAGATTTATGAAAAAACATCCTTCATTATTACAACCAACAAAAAACCGGCAGAATGGGCACAGATGCTGGGTGATGAAGTATTGGCAACAGCTTTACTGGATAGATTACTGTTCCAGTGTGAGGTCATAAGCCTTAGTGGGAAGAGCTACCGACTGGAAAACAGGAAAACAATTTTTGAAGACTAA
- a CDS encoding integrase core domain-containing protein: MQNAFVERNNGSIRREMLDAHHFFSLAEVRLMAEEWRNDYNTCRPHQALGIIPPLEFCK, translated from the coding sequence GTGCAAAATGCCTTTGTCGAACGTAATAATGGCTCAATAAGAAGAGAGATGCTTGATGCGCATCACTTTTTTTCATTAGCAGAAGTACGGCTGATGGCAGAAGAGTGGAGAAATGATTATAACACTTGCAGACCTCATCAGGCGCTTGGAATTATTCCTCCGCTAGAGTTCTGTAAATAG
- a CDS encoding phage antirepressor KilAC domain-containing protein → MIRNEKLQEGAWFTMAQTAKKIGKTGRNKLYKLLREKGIIMRDNEPYQCYCDAGYFKMQFTPKYNKRGLFITAFPSVLVSEAGVEFIEALLKEMELDKV, encoded by the coding sequence ATGATAAGAAATGAGAAACTCCAAGAAGGAGCATGGTTTACGATGGCTCAGACCGCGAAAAAAATTGGAAAAACGGGTAGAAACAAGCTTTACAAACTGCTAAGGGAGAAAGGTATAATTATGAGAGATAACGAGCCCTACCAATGCTACTGTGACGCTGGGTATTTCAAGATGCAGTTTACTCCTAAATACAACAAAAGAGGGTTATTCATTACAGCATTTCCCTCCGTCTTGGTGTCAGAGGCGGGAGTTGAATTTATTGAGGCCCTTTTAAAGGAAATGGAGCTTGACAAGGTTTAA
- a CDS encoding transposase yields the protein MDITYIPLAKGFMYLCAIIDWHSRYLLSWTLSNTMTVDFCLEALQKALSTYGAPEILNTDQGSQFTSEEFTSAVLNIEITISMDGVRRATDNLVIPGTYLYSPELSPLLSTVLK from the coding sequence ATGGATATCACTTACATTCCGTTGGCAAAAGGTTTTATGTACCTGTGTGCGATTATAGACTGGCATAGCCGGTATCTGCTATCTTGGACGCTAAGTAATACAATGACTGTTGATTTTTGCCTGGAAGCTCTTCAAAAGGCCCTTTCCACGTATGGCGCACCTGAAATCTTAAATACAGATCAAGGAAGCCAGTTTACCAGTGAGGAATTCACCTCAGCAGTATTAAATATTGAGATCACAATCAGCATGGATGGTGTCAGAAGAGCTACAGACAATTTAGTTATTCCGGGAACATACCTATATTCTCCGGAACTTTCACCTTTGTTAAGTACTGTACTAAAGTAA